In Pedobacter heparinus DSM 2366, the following are encoded in one genomic region:
- a CDS encoding DUF6528 family protein, which produces MKKIVTLLCVLSFWIIACSSKKAVSVPDHSAPSLDYKNTNLIITDQSQNRIAKVDLKTQAIVWEWKAATGIPAKDVAWFSNISEGKLVYSGKYMLITASGGGVALVRISDKATVFYCYVGGNTHSAEILPDGNIVTASSTGKLLTLIHVNLNSFPDNVYKKTMVLDDAHNVVWDKQRQILWSANKDKLVAYTYNFNCNAPDLTVKESINLPASGCHDLFPVYGEDALWVSTSTKAWKVDLKTRNIKESSALPRIKSVDSGPEGYPVITLQGIDTDQQWYNDKVQDLNGKTIFQMAGLKMYKARWDLKNDFSYSANDDIKTCN; this is translated from the coding sequence ATGAAAAAAATCGTAACCTTACTTTGTGTGTTGTCCTTTTGGATAATTGCATGCTCTTCAAAGAAAGCGGTATCTGTACCTGATCATTCAGCGCCATCCCTTGATTATAAAAATACCAACCTGATCATTACCGATCAGTCGCAAAACCGGATAGCCAAGGTAGACCTCAAAACGCAGGCCATCGTTTGGGAATGGAAGGCCGCTACAGGCATTCCGGCAAAAGATGTGGCCTGGTTTAGCAACATCAGCGAAGGGAAACTGGTGTACAGCGGAAAATATATGCTCATCACCGCTTCTGGTGGCGGTGTAGCCCTGGTTAGGATTTCTGATAAGGCAACCGTATTTTATTGTTATGTAGGTGGCAATACACATTCGGCCGAGATCCTTCCAGATGGAAATATTGTTACTGCTTCGAGTACAGGAAAACTGCTTACCCTCATCCATGTAAACCTGAACAGCTTCCCCGATAATGTTTATAAAAAAACAATGGTACTGGATGATGCCCATAATGTAGTATGGGACAAACAGCGCCAGATACTTTGGTCGGCAAACAAAGACAAACTTGTAGCCTATACTTATAACTTTAACTGCAACGCTCCCGACCTTACCGTAAAAGAAAGTATAAATTTGCCGGCTAGTGGTTGCCACGACCTGTTTCCTGTATATGGCGAAGATGCTTTATGGGTGTCTACAAGTACCAAAGCCTGGAAAGTTGACCTTAAAACCCGGAATATAAAAGAATCATCGGCCCTGCCGCGGATTAAAAGTGTGGATTCAGGCCCTGAAGGCTATCCTGTAATTACCCTTCAGGGAATAGATACCGACCAGCAATGGTATAACGATAAGGTTCAGGACCTAAATGGTAAAACCATTTTTCAAATGGCTGGCTTAAAAATGTACAAAGCAAGGTGGGATCTTAAAAATGATTTTAGTTATTCCGCAAATGATGATATAAAAACCTGTAACTAA
- a CDS encoding glycerophosphodiester phosphodiesterase family protein, with product MKNIICVTSLALLSLSGCKTMQNTKSITKAEFPAFSTEAHRGGRGLMPENTIVAMRNAIDIGVTTLEMDTHITKDGQVVVTHDDYLSPSFMLTPEGKEIPKADAKKYPIYQMDYNLLKQFDLGSKFLAAFPEQKKIKTNIPLLADLIDEVQTYSKGKRQLFYNIETKCSAKGDGIVNPGPEQFVKLLMDVIQKKGITPYVVIQSFDKRTLQILHKKYPEVRTSFLVDNKNTVAENLADLGFNPFILSPAFKMVNEELVKQCHDRNVKVIPWTPNTKADIDNLKQLKVDGIISDYPNLLVN from the coding sequence ATGAAAAATATAATCTGTGTAACCAGCCTGGCGCTGTTAAGCCTGTCGGGATGTAAAACCATGCAAAACACCAAGTCAATCACCAAAGCTGAATTCCCGGCTTTCAGCACCGAAGCCCATAGGGGGGGCAGGGGGCTAATGCCCGAAAATACCATTGTAGCGATGCGCAATGCCATCGATATTGGGGTAACTACCCTCGAAATGGATACCCATATCACCAAAGATGGCCAGGTGGTGGTTACACACGACGATTACCTGAGCCCGTCCTTTATGCTTACACCCGAGGGTAAGGAAATCCCTAAGGCCGATGCTAAAAAATACCCTATCTATCAGATGGACTACAATTTGCTGAAACAGTTTGATCTGGGCAGCAAATTTCTGGCAGCTTTTCCTGAACAGAAAAAGATAAAAACGAATATACCTTTGCTGGCCGATCTGATTGATGAGGTACAAACTTACTCTAAAGGAAAAAGGCAGCTATTCTACAACATAGAAACCAAATGTAGCGCAAAAGGTGATGGCATTGTAAACCCCGGGCCAGAGCAATTTGTAAAACTGCTGATGGATGTGATACAGAAAAAAGGTATTACCCCTTATGTAGTGATCCAGTCGTTCGACAAAAGGACCCTGCAGATCCTGCATAAAAAATATCCCGAAGTAAGAACATCCTTTCTGGTAGACAACAAAAATACAGTAGCCGAAAACCTGGCCGACCTTGGTTTTAATCCATTCATTTTGAGCCCGGCCTTTAAAATGGTAAATGAGGAACTGGTTAAGCAATGTCACGACCGGAATGTTAAAGTTATTCCCTGGACACCCAATACCAAAGCGGATATCGACAATTTAAAGCAGCTAAAGGTAGATGGCATCATTTCCGATTACCCTAACCTGCTGGTCAATTAG
- the glpT gene encoding glycerol-3-phosphate transporter has product MGFNLFPPPAPHKPLLPEEQVNSSYWKLRLQVFAGIFLGYTAYYFVRKNFSFAIPDLIKNEGYTKGELGFAFSALSIAYGFSKFLMGNLSDRSNARIFLSAGLILSSLTMVCMGFFPFATSSITVMFVLLFINGWFQGMGWPPCGRVVVHWYSVRERGTAMSIWNLAHNVGGFLVGPLTIWAIEIFMDWQSKLYFPGMVAIVFSIIAYFLVRDTPQSCGLPPIEEYNNDYPKSYDASQEKEFTAKEIFFKYVFNNRMLWYIAIANAFVYLVRNGIVNWAPTFLGEAKGYTQTQAAWASSVYELAAIPGTILCGVLSDRIFKGRRAPVTIIYMALTLVFVLVYWKNPSGNQLLQNISLWGIGFLIYGPVMLIGVQALDLVPKKAAGTAAGLTGLFGYFIGDLMANAAIGSLVDKYGWDACFIAIVIACLLAIFFTSFTWNREKRNLASK; this is encoded by the coding sequence ATGGGCTTTAACCTTTTCCCGCCACCCGCTCCACACAAACCTTTGCTGCCAGAAGAGCAAGTTAATTCCAGCTACTGGAAACTTCGTTTACAGGTCTTTGCTGGGATATTTTTAGGATATACCGCATACTATTTTGTACGCAAGAACTTCTCATTCGCTATACCGGACCTCATTAAAAATGAAGGTTATACCAAAGGGGAACTGGGATTTGCGTTCTCGGCACTTTCTATCGCCTATGGCTTTAGCAAGTTTTTAATGGGTAACCTGTCCGACAGGAGCAATGCGAGGATATTCTTATCGGCAGGACTGATATTGTCTTCCCTTACCATGGTTTGTATGGGATTTTTCCCTTTCGCAACATCGTCTATAACCGTCATGTTTGTTTTGCTGTTCATAAATGGCTGGTTTCAGGGAATGGGATGGCCACCTTGTGGCAGGGTAGTGGTACATTGGTATTCTGTAAGGGAACGCGGAACGGCAATGTCCATCTGGAACCTGGCGCACAATGTGGGCGGTTTTTTGGTAGGCCCATTAACCATTTGGGCCATTGAAATATTTATGGATTGGCAAAGCAAGCTGTATTTTCCTGGCATGGTTGCCATTGTATTTTCTATAATAGCTTATTTCCTTGTCAGGGACACCCCTCAATCCTGTGGGTTGCCGCCTATAGAGGAATACAATAATGACTATCCGAAAAGTTATGATGCAAGTCAGGAAAAGGAATTTACAGCCAAAGAGATATTTTTTAAATATGTGTTTAACAATAGGATGCTTTGGTATATAGCCATTGCCAATGCATTTGTTTATTTGGTCAGAAATGGAATTGTTAACTGGGCGCCAACTTTTTTAGGAGAGGCAAAAGGTTATACCCAAACACAGGCAGCCTGGGCATCTTCAGTTTATGAACTGGCAGCAATTCCGGGTACCATATTGTGTGGCGTGCTGAGTGATCGTATTTTTAAAGGGAGAAGAGCCCCGGTAACGATTATTTATATGGCCTTAACATTGGTGTTTGTGCTGGTGTACTGGAAAAACCCTTCAGGTAACCAGTTGTTGCAAAACATCTCTTTATGGGGTATCGGCTTTTTGATTTACGGACCTGTAATGCTGATCGGCGTGCAGGCCCTAGACCTGGTGCCTAAAAAAGCTGCAGGTACGGCAGCTGGTCTGACAGGCTTGTTTGGCTATTTCATAGGAGACCTGATGGCCAATGCAGCAATAGGTAGCCTGGTTGACAAATATGGTTGGGATGCCTGCTTTATTGCCATCGTAATTGCCTGTTTACTGGCTATATTCTTTACTTCGTTTACCTGGAACAGAGAAAAACGGAACCTTGCATCCAAATAA
- a CDS encoding GDSL-type esterase/lipase family protein, protein MKHTCFKIVLALIFTFTCCQLNAQEVKYDSTYRPGAYVKKIEEFKKEGITKKDFVFLGNSITAGTNWAKLLDLPNAKNRGISGDITFGVLERLDQVISGKPAKVFVLIGINDISRNIPDSLILRNYKNIISRIKTGSKKTKIYFYTLLPVNASFNKFKNHYGKDEHILWLNSEIRKLADKKVTVIDLYTHFIDGENHLKANLTHDGLHLKPEGYQVWAEVLKNGGYLK, encoded by the coding sequence ATGAAACATACATGTTTTAAAATTGTACTGGCCCTTATATTTACCTTTACCTGCTGCCAGTTAAATGCCCAGGAAGTTAAATACGACAGTACTTACCGCCCGGGTGCTTACGTTAAAAAAATAGAGGAATTTAAGAAGGAAGGCATCACCAAAAAGGATTTTGTTTTTCTTGGGAACAGCATTACTGCAGGTACCAACTGGGCAAAATTACTTGACCTTCCCAATGCAAAGAACAGAGGCATATCCGGAGACATCACTTTTGGTGTTTTAGAACGGCTGGACCAGGTCATATCCGGTAAACCTGCAAAGGTCTTTGTACTGATCGGGATCAACGATATATCCAGAAATATCCCGGATAGCCTGATCCTCAGAAATTATAAAAACATCATCAGCAGAATCAAAACAGGCTCTAAAAAGACCAAAATCTATTTTTATACCCTACTTCCGGTTAATGCATCGTTCAATAAGTTTAAAAACCACTATGGCAAAGACGAGCACATTTTATGGTTAAACTCAGAAATCAGAAAGCTGGCCGATAAAAAGGTAACGGTTATAGACCTGTATACACATTTTATTGATGGAGAAAATCATTTAAAAGCAAATCTGACACACGATGGATTGCACCTGAAGCCCGAAGGCTATCAGGTTTGGGCAGAGGTGCTCAAAAACGGTGGTTATTTAAAATAG
- a CDS encoding fatty acid desaturase family protein, whose amino-acid sequence MGKKIKFTNVEQSTFYVTVRKRVDAYFTENDISIHANGAMWFKTIFFLTGLLSIYLLILLGGFNATISILLCVLLGMFGAFVGFNVCHDAIHKAYSSNATINKLFSFIFNLIGASPYVWNICHNIVHHTYTNIAGHDEDIDVAPGLIRFSEAETVSKVQSYQHYYAFVLYSFAMLSWVFRKDYKKFFQKKIGEHVHNHPKIEYFNLFFYKAIYYFLFIVLPLLVMNISWWQFVIGFLVMQFAQGLVLGLVFQLAHVVEGTSFPFPNDEGNIEEAWAVHQMRTTANFAVECKLTGFLCGGLNRQVEHHLFPKICHIHYPAIGAIVKQTAAEFNLDYIESSSFGTALISHYKTLKRLGRETYLETPYINRQIPVLLVVEK is encoded by the coding sequence ATGGGAAAAAAGATTAAGTTCACGAATGTTGAGCAATCAACATTTTATGTGACTGTGCGGAAAAGGGTAGATGCTTATTTTACTGAAAATGATATTTCGATACATGCCAACGGGGCCATGTGGTTCAAAACCATCTTTTTTCTGACGGGACTGCTTAGCATTTATTTACTGATATTGCTGGGTGGCTTTAACGCCACAATCAGCATCCTGTTGTGTGTACTGCTTGGTATGTTTGGAGCCTTTGTGGGGTTTAATGTTTGTCATGATGCCATTCACAAAGCCTACTCCTCCAATGCCACAATAAACAAACTGTTTAGTTTTATTTTTAATTTAATTGGCGCAAGCCCCTATGTATGGAATATATGCCATAACATTGTTCACCATACCTACACCAATATTGCAGGGCATGATGAGGATATCGATGTTGCACCCGGACTTATCCGCTTTTCGGAAGCTGAAACAGTAAGCAAAGTGCAATCGTATCAGCATTATTATGCATTTGTGTTGTACAGCTTCGCCATGCTTTCATGGGTATTCAGAAAAGATTACAAGAAGTTTTTTCAGAAAAAAATTGGCGAGCATGTACATAACCATCCAAAAATTGAATATTTCAACCTTTTCTTTTATAAAGCCATTTATTACTTCCTGTTTATCGTACTGCCATTACTGGTCATGAACATTAGCTGGTGGCAGTTTGTGATTGGTTTTCTGGTGATGCAGTTTGCTCAGGGACTGGTATTGGGCCTGGTTTTTCAGCTGGCACACGTGGTTGAAGGCACCAGCTTTCCTTTTCCCAATGACGAAGGCAATATTGAAGAAGCCTGGGCTGTGCACCAAATGCGGACAACTGCAAATTTTGCCGTAGAATGTAAGCTGACAGGCTTTTTATGCGGGGGCTTAAACAGACAGGTTGAGCATCACCTGTTTCCTAAAATATGTCACATTCACTACCCTGCCATCGGGGCTATCGTAAAGCAGACCGCTGCAGAGTTTAACCTGGACTATATAGAAAGTTCTTCGTTTGGAACTGCGCTGATATCACATTACAAAACCCTGAAAAGACTGGGCAGGGAAACCTACCTGGAAACACCTTATATCAACAGGCAGATACCCGTGCTATTGGTTGTTGAAAAATAA
- a CDS encoding acetyl-CoA carboxylase carboxyltransferase subunit alpha yields MEQIKTSFDFEKPIAELEQQIEKVKQVADKTKVDMSATLTELEEKLDKTQQTLYSNLTGWQKVQMSRHPERPQTLDYVSMICDDFIEMHGDRTVKDDKAIIGGFATIDGQTVMIIGHQKGKNTKERQYRNFGMANPEGYRKALRLMRLAEKFNKPVISFIDTMGAYPGLEAEERGQGEAIARNLLEMSVLKVPILCFVVGEGASGGALGIGIGDRVYMLEHTWYSVISPESCSSILWRSWDYKERAAECLKLTSEDMFKNKLIDGIIKEPLGGAHQNPELMAQTLKQQILDDLKVLKKEKTEKMITARIDKFCAMGVVNE; encoded by the coding sequence ATGGAACAGATAAAAACATCATTTGATTTTGAAAAGCCTATTGCTGAGCTGGAACAGCAAATTGAAAAGGTTAAACAAGTTGCCGATAAAACCAAAGTAGATATGTCTGCTACCTTAACTGAACTTGAAGAAAAGCTGGACAAGACCCAGCAAACACTATATAGCAACCTTACGGGGTGGCAAAAAGTTCAAATGTCCCGTCATCCTGAAAGACCGCAGACCCTTGATTATGTCAGTATGATCTGTGATGATTTTATTGAGATGCATGGCGACAGGACCGTTAAAGATGACAAGGCTATTATTGGTGGTTTTGCAACTATAGATGGCCAGACCGTAATGATCATTGGACACCAGAAAGGTAAAAACACCAAAGAGCGGCAATACCGGAATTTTGGTATGGCCAATCCGGAAGGTTATAGAAAAGCACTTCGGCTGATGCGCCTTGCCGAAAAGTTCAATAAGCCTGTGATCTCTTTTATTGATACCATGGGAGCCTACCCGGGCCTTGAGGCAGAAGAACGCGGACAAGGAGAGGCCATTGCCCGCAACTTGCTGGAAATGTCGGTACTAAAGGTGCCTATTTTGTGCTTTGTAGTAGGTGAAGGTGCTTCTGGTGGGGCCTTGGGTATTGGTATTGGCGACAGGGTGTACATGCTTGAGCATACCTGGTATTCGGTCATCTCTCCAGAATCCTGCTCATCTATCCTTTGGAGAAGCTGGGATTATAAGGAACGCGCTGCTGAATGCCTGAAACTGACATCTGAAGATATGTTTAAAAATAAACTGATCGACGGAATTATTAAAGAGCCACTGGGCGGTGCACATCAAAATCCTGAACTGATGGCACAAACTTTAAAGCAACAGATCCTGGATGATCTGAAAGTATTAAAGAAAGAGAAAACAGAAAAGATGATCACTGCCAGGATTGATAAATTCTGTGCAATGGGGGTTGTTAATGAGTAA
- a CDS encoding DUF2723 domain-containing protein has product MNYSKINNLTGWFCFLVAAVTYILTLEPSVSFWDCGEFIASAFKMQVVHQPGAPLFLMIQRFFSLFALGDVQKVAYFMNVGSAIASAATILFLCWTITALAKKLLVKENEEISRSTMISIMGAGIVGALAYTFSDSFWFSAVESEVYALSSLFTAIVFWAILKWEAHANEKGADKWLLFIAYIMGLSIGIHLLNLLTIPAIAFVYYFKKTSKTTTSGIIKTGIIGILILAVIQYGIIQYLVSFGAYFDLFFVNTLGMGFGTGVMCFAILLIGGLVWGIRYSIKHQKRVLNIALLSTVLIIFGYCSFAMIIIRAKADPNLNNSDPDNAFSFLSYLNREQYGDRPLLFGPNYNSQKVNLTQGKTLYRKGAEKYEAAGRKTDYEYDRTTPFPRMYSDDQRHIGYYKDMMGFSDDHFPNLFDNIGFLFKYQIGQMYMRYFMWNFVGRQNDDQGQGSLYEGQWLSGIKPIDALMLGNQKNLPPSITDSNAYNRFFFLPLILGLLGAIWHFKRNQKDAGIVALLFFFTGLAIVLYLNQKPMEPRERDYAYAGSFYAFAIWVGLGVLAIREWLFKKLSPATGAVLATVAGLFAAPVIMAAQGWDDHDRSTKMVAHDIAVDYLQSCAPNAILFTYGDNDTYPLWYAQEVENIRPDIRLVNLSLFDTDWYINGMRHKQNESAPLPISMKPEQYVQGVRDVMYYQDYKVAGPVELSNILAILLSDDPEDKLPLQDGSKENFIPTKNFKLTVNRADVLKNGVVSATDSSKIAPALEWTFNKNYVTKGTLAMIDILVHNDWKRPVYFASTVPSDQYNGLDQYLYNEGLALRLLPLKPDTAANRSELINTPVLYKNVMDKFVWGNVKNAKYLDPQSSDDISIFTNVFNNTITGLIKEGKTADAKKVVNRYFEVMPERFYGMRSMMGTYFMAENLYLLNEAPRANALIEKSAAYIQKELTYLADVSESKRRFIGNQNVQLGLSFLNQMARTTAQYKQTKLSESLTRQFEGMEARFSMYFSQGQ; this is encoded by the coding sequence ATGAATTATTCAAAAATCAATAATCTTACCGGCTGGTTTTGCTTCCTTGTAGCCGCTGTAACTTATATTTTAACATTAGAGCCTTCCGTTAGTTTTTGGGATTGTGGCGAATTCATTGCTTCGGCCTTTAAAATGCAGGTTGTTCATCAGCCCGGTGCCCCATTGTTTTTAATGATCCAAAGGTTCTTTTCTTTGTTTGCATTGGGCGATGTTCAGAAAGTAGCTTATTTTATGAACGTAGGTTCTGCCATAGCCAGTGCTGCCACCATCCTGTTTTTATGCTGGACCATCACTGCCCTGGCCAAAAAACTGCTGGTTAAAGAAAATGAAGAGATCAGCAGATCTACAATGATCTCTATCATGGGTGCAGGAATCGTAGGTGCATTGGCTTATACTTTTTCTGACAGTTTCTGGTTTTCTGCTGTTGAATCTGAAGTGTATGCCTTGTCATCCTTATTTACAGCTATAGTTTTCTGGGCCATTTTAAAATGGGAAGCCCATGCCAATGAAAAAGGTGCCGACAAATGGTTGTTGTTTATTGCCTATATCATGGGGCTTTCCATTGGTATTCACTTGTTAAACTTACTAACCATCCCTGCCATTGCTTTTGTCTATTATTTCAAAAAGACATCAAAAACAACTACCAGCGGCATCATTAAAACCGGAATTATAGGAATACTTATACTTGCTGTTATCCAATACGGAATTATACAATACCTGGTTTCATTTGGCGCCTATTTCGATCTTTTCTTTGTAAACACCTTGGGAATGGGCTTTGGTACCGGGGTAATGTGCTTTGCCATCCTGCTAATCGGCGGCCTGGTATGGGGCATCCGTTATTCTATCAAACACCAGAAAAGGGTGCTGAATATCGCCTTACTTTCTACAGTTCTGATCATATTTGGGTACTGCTCTTTTGCCATGATCATCATTCGGGCCAAAGCTGATCCAAACCTGAACAACAGTGATCCTGATAATGCTTTTTCATTCCTGAGCTATTTAAACCGGGAGCAATATGGCGACAGGCCCCTGTTGTTTGGCCCTAACTATAATTCTCAGAAGGTTAACCTTACACAAGGCAAAACTTTATATAGAAAAGGTGCCGAGAAGTATGAAGCAGCGGGCAGAAAAACAGATTATGAGTACGATAGAACTACGCCTTTTCCGAGGATGTATAGTGATGACCAGCGGCATATAGGTTATTATAAAGACATGATGGGCTTTAGTGATGATCATTTCCCTAATCTGTTTGACAATATTGGATTCCTGTTCAAGTACCAGATAGGTCAGATGTACATGCGGTATTTTATGTGGAATTTTGTAGGCAGACAAAATGACGATCAGGGACAGGGCAGCCTGTATGAAGGACAATGGTTAAGCGGCATAAAACCTATTGATGCTTTAATGCTGGGCAATCAGAAAAACCTGCCCCCTTCTATAACTGACAGTAATGCTTATAACCGCTTCTTCTTTTTACCATTAATACTGGGGTTATTGGGTGCCATATGGCATTTTAAACGCAACCAGAAAGATGCCGGAATAGTAGCCCTCCTGTTCTTCTTTACAGGACTGGCCATTGTACTTTACCTTAACCAAAAACCAATGGAACCGAGAGAAAGGGACTATGCTTATGCAGGCTCTTTTTACGCCTTTGCCATTTGGGTAGGTTTGGGTGTACTGGCCATAAGGGAATGGTTGTTCAAAAAATTAAGCCCTGCAACCGGGGCTGTTCTGGCTACCGTAGCGGGTTTATTTGCAGCACCCGTGATCATGGCGGCCCAGGGATGGGATGATCATGACCGTTCAACCAAAATGGTAGCCCATGACATTGCAGTCGATTATCTGCAGTCGTGTGCCCCAAATGCAATTCTTTTCACTTATGGCGACAATGATACCTATCCTTTATGGTATGCCCAGGAGGTAGAAAATATACGCCCGGATATCCGCCTGGTAAACTTAAGTTTATTTGATACCGACTGGTACATCAATGGTATGCGGCATAAACAAAATGAGTCGGCTCCTTTACCTATATCCATGAAGCCTGAGCAATATGTGCAGGGCGTAAGAGATGTGATGTATTATCAGGATTACAAAGTTGCCGGCCCTGTAGAATTAAGTAATATCCTTGCCATCCTTTTATCAGATGATCCGGAAGATAAATTACCACTGCAGGATGGCAGCAAGGAAAACTTCATCCCTACCAAAAACTTCAAACTTACTGTAAACCGTGCTGATGTACTTAAAAATGGCGTGGTAAGCGCTACCGACTCCAGTAAAATCGCACCGGCACTGGAATGGACCTTTAACAAAAACTATGTAACCAAAGGTACATTGGCCATGATTGATATTTTGGTGCATAATGACTGGAAAAGGCCTGTTTACTTTGCCAGCACGGTGCCTTCAGACCAATACAATGGCCTGGACCAGTATTTATATAATGAAGGTCTTGCCCTGCGCCTGCTTCCTTTAAAACCTGATACAGCGGCAAACAGATCAGAACTGATCAATACCCCTGTACTTTATAAAAATGTAATGGACAAATTTGTTTGGGGCAATGTAAAAAATGCAAAATATCTTGATCCACAATCTTCTGATGACATCTCGATCTTTACCAATGTATTCAACAATACCATTACCGGTTTAATTAAAGAAGGTAAAACAGCAGATGCAAAGAAAGTTGTAAACCGTTATTTTGAAGTAATGCCGGAAAGATTTTATGGCATGCGTTCTATGATGGGCACTTATTTTATGGCTGAAAACCTTTACCTGCTTAACGAAGCACCAAGGGCAAATGCATTAATTGAAAAATCGGCCGCTTATATCCAGAAAGAACTGACCTATCTGGCCGATGTTTCTGAAAGCAAGCGGAGGTTTATAGGCAATCAGAATGTTCAGCTCGGATTATCCTTCCTGAACCAGATGGCCAGAACTACTGCCCAGTATAAGCAGACAAAACTGAGTGAAAGCTTAACCCGTCAGTTTGAAGGAATGGAAGCCAGGTTCTCAATGTATTTCTCACAGGGGCAATAG
- a CDS encoding ribose-phosphate pyrophosphokinase, with protein MPLQFNPVKLFAGTGTKELAIKIAEHYGKPLGVVTLNKFSDGEFQPSYDETVRGCDVFLINSTYQPNDNLMELLLMVDAAKRASAHYITAVVPYYGLARQDRKDKPRVAIGAKLVANLLKSAGIHRIMTMDLHAAQIQGFFDIPVDHLDGSVIFVPYIKSLGLENLTIASPDMGGSYRARTFAKFFNAEVVICDKRRKRANEIESMSIIGDVAGLDVVLIDDICDTAGTLAKAAALIMEKGANSVRAVCTHPVLSGKAYETIEHSMLTELIVTDTIPLKQQSPKIRVLSTAPLFAKAIANVNEHGSISDLFNV; from the coding sequence ATGCCATTGCAATTTAATCCAGTTAAGCTTTTTGCCGGTACCGGTACTAAAGAATTAGCAATAAAAATTGCCGAACATTACGGCAAGCCATTAGGCGTTGTAACCCTGAACAAGTTTAGCGATGGTGAGTTTCAGCCTTCTTACGATGAAACGGTGCGTGGTTGTGATGTTTTTTTAATCAATTCTACTTATCAGCCTAATGACAATTTGATGGAGCTTTTGTTAATGGTTGATGCTGCAAAGCGGGCATCAGCACATTACATTACTGCGGTTGTTCCTTATTATGGTTTGGCAAGACAGGACAGAAAAGATAAGCCAAGGGTGGCAATCGGGGCCAAGCTGGTGGCTAATTTATTAAAATCGGCAGGAATACACCGGATCATGACGATGGATCTTCATGCTGCCCAGATACAGGGATTTTTTGATATTCCGGTAGATCACCTGGACGGTTCTGTCATATTTGTACCTTATATAAAAAGTTTAGGACTGGAAAACCTGACCATTGCTTCACCAGATATGGGGGGCTCTTACAGGGCACGTACTTTTGCAAAATTCTTTAATGCAGAAGTGGTAATTTGTGATAAAAGGCGTAAACGTGCCAATGAAATAGAATCGATGTCTATCATTGGTGATGTTGCCGGTCTGGATGTAGTGCTGATTGATGATATATGCGATACTGCTGGTACTTTGGCCAAGGCTGCAGCTTTAATTATGGAAAAAGGGGCCAACAGTGTAAGAGCGGTTTGTACACACCCGGTATTGTCTGGTAAAGCGTATGAAACAATAGAGCATTCTATGCTGACCGAGCTGATTGTGACAGATACTATTCCATTGAAACAACAGAGCCCTAAAATAAGGGTTTTGAGTACAGCACCTTTGTTTGCAAAGGCAATTGCCAATGTAAATGAACATGGGTCTATCAGCGACCTGTTTAATGTTTAA
- a CDS encoding 50S ribosomal protein L25/general stress protein Ctc codes for MKTIAISGSPRENVGKRDAKELRYEGKVPAVLYGGKEQVHFAVVIADLRDAIYTPEANFVEIAINGNKIKAIIKELQFHPLTDVLLHVDFLQLFDDKEILMEIPVKLTGTSPGVKMGGKLVQKLRKLRVKAFPKDMPQAVEVSIAKLEVGNLFRVRDLEKGKYTVTNTGEDTIVSVGMSRALKQAEQEANKK; via the coding sequence ATGAAAACAATCGCAATTAGCGGTTCTCCAAGAGAGAACGTAGGGAAACGCGATGCTAAAGAGCTTCGCTACGAAGGTAAAGTTCCCGCAGTATTGTATGGTGGCAAAGAGCAAGTGCACTTTGCTGTAGTAATCGCAGATTTAAGGGATGCTATTTACACTCCGGAAGCGAATTTTGTAGAAATTGCCATCAATGGCAATAAAATTAAAGCAATCATTAAAGAATTGCAATTTCACCCATTAACAGATGTATTGTTACACGTAGATTTTCTTCAGTTGTTTGACGATAAGGAAATCTTAATGGAAATCCCTGTTAAATTGACCGGTACTTCTCCAGGTGTTAAAATGGGTGGTAAACTGGTTCAGAAATTACGTAAACTTCGTGTTAAGGCTTTCCCTAAAGATATGCCTCAGGCTGTAGAAGTAAGTATTGCTAAATTAGAAGTTGGTAACCTGTTCCGTGTACGTGATCTTGAGAAAGGCAAATACACAGTAACCAATACAGGTGAAGATACTATCGTTTCTGTAGGTATGTCAAGAGCATTGAAGCAAGCAGAACAAGAGGCTAACAAAAAATAA